In Limisalsivibrio acetivorans, one genomic interval encodes:
- a CDS encoding glycosyltransferase family 39 protein has product MGLFSSESRLKAAEFREFVYEARWALWFAFVVYAANIASADLRGDSIMYAMISKNILTLDSPLIMHYNGSVYMNKPPLLFWLNALPMKLFGYSVFSAKLIPLITAVLLSGFVYHITRKLYEDANIAHLAVFIMNSTYVVYKNTYSLRLESMVTLFMVVALWSFMHYQEDRAKGWLYTAGIACGLGFMVKGFVGVLPMAAVFIYALIFDRKIFSKEEMKKILPALLLFLLTFIWWYTYVSLKTDFFTHFFKNQILDRMMNGLFQNGDTGINYAQRPIYNYILYLLEHHIIYLPFLIYGMYRTVKMRTADKSRQAIFLLTALIVTFVAIHFISTRQSRYMYQFYVIAAVFTAGGLGAVLRINYRKFLVFFSVLYASVLIISPVDMNWRTYSELEELAQMSSMAGIPIVAEVDKFKDHEDKSGVAYFLDEYSTVKPETGRYFLIMDKKSGRSADMLQLMETRRLRIGIAGE; this is encoded by the coding sequence ATCTGAATCAAGGCTCAAAGCCGCTGAGTTCAGAGAATTTGTTTACGAGGCAAGGTGGGCGCTATGGTTCGCCTTCGTGGTTTATGCTGCAAACATTGCCAGTGCGGATCTCCGAGGGGACAGCATCATGTACGCCATGATATCAAAGAATATCCTCACCCTGGATTCTCCTCTTATAATGCACTACAACGGCTCCGTTTACATGAATAAACCCCCTCTCCTCTTCTGGCTGAACGCTCTGCCCATGAAGCTTTTCGGATACTCCGTCTTCAGCGCAAAGCTTATACCCCTAATAACAGCCGTTCTCCTCAGCGGCTTCGTTTACCATATAACCAGAAAACTTTACGAAGATGCAAACATAGCCCATCTGGCCGTATTTATTATGAACTCGACCTATGTTGTCTATAAAAATACTTACAGTCTTCGCCTTGAGAGCATGGTTACACTGTTTATGGTCGTTGCCCTCTGGTCTTTCATGCATTACCAGGAGGATAGAGCGAAAGGATGGCTATACACCGCTGGTATAGCATGTGGTTTGGGCTTTATGGTCAAAGGCTTCGTGGGCGTTCTCCCCATGGCGGCGGTATTCATCTATGCACTCATCTTCGACAGGAAAATATTCTCAAAGGAGGAAATGAAGAAGATCCTTCCCGCCCTTCTCCTGTTCCTACTCACATTCATTTGGTGGTACACCTATGTGAGCCTGAAGACGGATTTCTTCACCCATTTCTTCAAGAACCAGATACTCGACAGGATGATGAACGGCCTCTTCCAGAATGGGGATACAGGCATAAACTACGCCCAGAGACCGATATACAACTACATTCTCTACCTTCTTGAGCACCACATCATATACCTCCCATTTCTCATCTACGGCATGTATAGAACAGTAAAAATGAGAACAGCGGATAAATCCAGGCAGGCTATATTCCTGCTGACGGCTCTCATCGTTACCTTTGTGGCGATTCACTTCATAAGCACCCGGCAAAGCAGATATATGTATCAATTCTATGTCATCGCCGCGGTCTTCACAGCAGGGGGGCTAGGGGCTGTTCTGCGGATAAACTACCGTAAGTTTCTGGTGTTCTTCTCGGTTTTATACGCTTCTGTGCTTATAATCAGCCCCGTGGATATGAACTGGCGTACATACAGCGAGCTGGAAGAACTTGCACAGATGAGCAGCATGGCTGGAATCCCCATTGTTGCGGAGGTTGATAAATTCAAGGATCATGAGGATAAGTCAGGAGTGGCTTATTTCCTTGATGAGTACAGCACCGTGAAACCTGAAACAGGCAGATACTTCCTCATTATGGATAAGAAGAGCGGACGCAGTGCGGATATGCTCCAACTTATGGAGACACGCCGCCTGCGCATCGGTATTGCAGGGGAGTAG
- a CDS encoding NAD-dependent malic enzyme, translating into MRFEYSNKVIKKVRLKILDKPGYLGSLTTRVGDLGGMFGEIKTIHLGKGYKIREMDIYSDTLDIFDEILDVIRTVEGVDLIGVKDVVEEYHKGGKINVVSSVDVETIDDLKIVYTPGVASICKQIAEKPELAAEYTTIPNNVAIVTNGTAILGLGDIGPVAGMPVMEGKALLFNQLAGINGYPVLIDSHDPEVIIETVKNIAPTFGAIKLEDIKAPECFEIENKLRKELDIPVLHDDQHGTAVVVLSALINIAKYTFLNLNEVTVGYIGLGAAGTGIYKLLKAFGVSTQYGADLDDNARNHFQSLGGIPEDLEGVMQKSRIVIATTGCAGLIKPEMVQQGQVILALSNPNPEIDPEDAVKAGAVFAADGKSVNNALAFPGLFKGALRAHASMINEAMMIAAAKTISGFSLEGDLVPNILDREVHDAVAVAVEQEAYKSGAATVKNSY; encoded by the coding sequence ATGCGTTTTGAATACTCGAATAAGGTCATTAAAAAGGTAAGGCTTAAGATACTGGATAAACCGGGCTATCTCGGTTCGTTAACTACGAGAGTAGGCGATCTCGGAGGCATGTTCGGTGAGATCAAAACCATACACCTCGGCAAAGGATACAAAATACGGGAGATGGACATATACTCCGACACTCTGGATATCTTCGATGAGATCCTGGATGTTATCCGCACCGTTGAGGGCGTGGACCTTATTGGAGTTAAGGACGTAGTCGAGGAGTACCACAAGGGTGGAAAGATAAACGTTGTCTCCTCGGTGGATGTTGAGACTATCGATGACCTTAAGATTGTCTATACCCCCGGTGTTGCCTCTATATGTAAGCAGATAGCGGAGAAGCCCGAGCTGGCCGCAGAATATACGACCATCCCCAACAACGTTGCCATAGTTACCAACGGAACGGCTATCCTAGGTCTTGGGGATATTGGTCCCGTTGCAGGTATGCCCGTTATGGAGGGGAAGGCTCTTCTGTTCAACCAGCTGGCCGGCATAAACGGTTACCCCGTATTGATAGACAGCCATGATCCCGAAGTTATAATCGAGACAGTGAAGAATATTGCTCCCACTTTCGGTGCGATTAAGCTGGAGGATATCAAGGCGCCCGAATGCTTTGAGATTGAGAATAAACTAAGGAAGGAGCTGGATATACCTGTGCTCCACGATGACCAGCACGGTACAGCTGTTGTGGTGCTTTCAGCTCTTATAAATATCGCCAAATATACCTTTCTTAACCTGAACGAGGTAACTGTCGGCTATATAGGCCTTGGTGCGGCCGGAACCGGTATATACAAACTTCTCAAAGCCTTTGGTGTTTCCACCCAGTACGGTGCGGATCTTGATGATAATGCTAGGAACCATTTTCAGAGCCTCGGCGGCATACCGGAGGATCTTGAGGGTGTTATGCAGAAATCGAGGATCGTGATAGCAACCACAGGGTGTGCGGGGCTTATTAAGCCTGAGATGGTACAGCAGGGGCAGGTTATACTGGCACTTTCTAACCCTAACCCGGAGATCGATCCGGAGGATGCAGTTAAAGCTGGTGCTGTATTTGCAGCTGACGGAAAATCAGTTAACAATGCCCTTGCCTTTCCCGGTCTTTTCAAAGGTGCGCTCAGGGCCCATGCCAGTATGATAAACGAGGCTATGATGATCGCTGCCGCTAAAACGATTTCCGGCTTCTCCCTTGAGGGGGACCTTGTGCCGAATATCCTTGATAGGGAAGTCCATGATGCTGTCGCTGTAGCCGTTGAGCAGGAGGCCTATAAGAGCGGTGCGGCAACGGTTAAAAACAGTTACTGA
- a CDS encoding HD domain-containing protein codes for MSFSEYLVSVRKLNNIGRWASDFMHRRASVAEHSFSVAHISQMLGVIEENHGNRVDWSSLYRKALNHDVVEAFTGDILSHVKHRTETMKSMVNNIELLIAEDMLFSSMEEPYRSRLKDFMFDGKDKTLEGQILRYADNIDALLECLNESRLGNKIPFEDKYHEILEKLKNSELHSVAYFVKNILPDLEKGTE; via the coding sequence ATGAGTTTTTCTGAATACCTCGTATCGGTACGCAAACTGAACAATATTGGCCGCTGGGCCAGCGATTTCATGCACCGCAGAGCCTCCGTTGCCGAGCACTCCTTCTCCGTTGCCCACATCTCCCAGATGCTTGGCGTCATTGAGGAGAATCACGGCAACCGTGTGGACTGGTCCAGTCTATACAGAAAGGCACTCAACCATGATGTTGTGGAGGCGTTCACTGGGGATATTCTCAGCCATGTAAAACACCGGACAGAAACAATGAAAAGCATGGTGAACAATATAGAACTACTCATTGCAGAGGATATGCTCTTCTCCAGCATGGAGGAGCCCTATAGAAGCCGACTCAAGGATTTCATGTTCGACGGGAAGGATAAAACCCTCGAAGGGCAGATTCTGAGGTATGCCGACAATATAGATGCCCTTCTAGAGTGCCTCAATGAAAGCAGACTCGGAAATAAAATACCCTTTGAAGATAAATACCATGAAATCCTGGAAAAGCTAAAAAACTCAGAACTGCATAGTGTTGCGTATTTTGTAAAGAATATCCTGCCAGATCTGGAAAAAGGGACAGAGTAA
- the cybH gene encoding Ni/Fe-hydrogenase, b-type cytochrome subunit, producing the protein MAALSPELRKLCPAKGFVYVWEAPVRISHWVSVVCIMILAVTGLYIHYPFFTYDTVNSTPYVMGQVRYIHYLTGFIFTTSVLLRLWWAIVGNQYAHIRTVYNPFKKKDRKLIISYLKYYFFLEKNPPHTLTHNPMAQYAYIGIFLVFIFQIFSGFYLWSLNDPHSTLYASLTWFNSIGNVQYIRMLHYFVVYIIATFLIIHLYAAVLVDFRTHSGDVSSIFSGWKADT; encoded by the coding sequence ATGGCAGCGTTAAGTCCCGAGCTTAGAAAGCTCTGTCCCGCAAAGGGGTTTGTTTATGTATGGGAAGCCCCTGTTAGGATTAGCCATTGGGTATCTGTTGTCTGTATTATGATCCTCGCTGTAACAGGTCTTTACATACACTACCCCTTCTTCACATATGACACAGTAAACAGTACACCATACGTTATGGGTCAGGTTCGCTACATACACTACCTCACAGGTTTTATATTCACTACCAGCGTCCTTCTAAGGCTATGGTGGGCAATTGTGGGAAACCAGTATGCGCATATAAGAACCGTATACAACCCTTTCAAGAAAAAGGACAGGAAACTGATTATTTCCTATCTTAAATACTACTTCTTCCTTGAGAAGAACCCGCCCCACACTCTCACACACAACCCTATGGCACAATACGCCTATATTGGAATATTCCTTGTGTTCATTTTCCAGATATTCAGCGGATTCTATCTCTGGTCACTTAATGATCCCCACAGCACCCTCTATGCAAGCCTAACATGGTTCAACTCCATAGGTAATGTACAGTATATACGCATGCTCCACTACTTCGTTGTGTATATAATCGCTACATTCCTCATAATCCATCTTTACGCTGCTGTACTTGTGGACTTCAGAACACATTCAGGGGATGTAAGCTCGATATTCTCCGGATGGAAGGCAGACACCTAA
- the hflC gene encoding protease modulator HflC — MKKLMILPAIIFAAIVIFKVFFIVIDISEQVVITQLGSPKKSHTNPGFYFRIPVIQEAVYMSKKLLEYDADPSEILTKDKKTLVIDNFCKWQIEEPLKFYLTVRDRRSALNRLDDIIYSEMRNELGQHNLIEVIKDNRDEIMENVTKLSREKAKEYGIYVHDIRIKRADLPTQNERAVFERMKAERNRIAKQYRSEGREEAQKIMARTDKEKAIILAEAYREVQEIKGETDAEVIKIYADAYNKDPEFFDFTRSLEVYTNSLNKDNTKFFMTTENELLKTFQEGK, encoded by the coding sequence ATGAAAAAACTAATGATATTGCCGGCAATAATATTTGCTGCCATAGTTATATTCAAGGTTTTCTTCATTGTTATCGACATCAGCGAGCAGGTGGTTATAACACAGCTTGGAAGCCCGAAGAAGAGCCATACCAATCCCGGATTCTACTTCCGCATCCCTGTAATTCAAGAAGCGGTTTATATGTCTAAAAAGCTCCTTGAGTACGATGCAGATCCTTCTGAAATCCTCACCAAGGATAAGAAGACACTTGTTATCGACAATTTCTGCAAGTGGCAGATTGAAGAACCGCTTAAATTCTACCTTACAGTTCGTGACAGAAGAAGTGCCCTGAACAGGCTTGACGACATTATCTATTCAGAGATGAGAAACGAGCTTGGTCAGCATAACCTTATTGAGGTTATCAAAGACAACAGGGACGAGATCATGGAGAACGTGACCAAGCTATCACGGGAGAAGGCAAAGGAATACGGTATCTACGTCCACGACATACGCATCAAGCGTGCGGATCTCCCCACCCAGAACGAACGGGCTGTTTTCGAGAGGATGAAGGCTGAAAGAAACCGTATCGCCAAGCAGTACCGCTCCGAAGGGCGGGAAGAGGCTCAGAAGATTATGGCAAGAACCGACAAGGAAAAGGCCATTATCCTCGCAGAAGCTTATAGAGAGGTTCAGGAGATTAAGGGTGAAACCGATGCTGAGGTAATCAAAATCTATGCCGATGCCTATAACAAGGACCCTGAGTTCTTCGATTTCACTCGCTCACTTGAGGTCTACACAAATTCTCTAAACAAGGACAATACGAAGTTCTTTATGACAACAGAGAATGAGCTACTGAAAACCTTCCAGGAAGGAAAATAA
- the hflK gene encoding FtsH protease activity modulator HflK, whose translation MSDNGGPGNNSPWGDEKLDLGKFKKDMKLPDKVPGGSFIAIILVLIYLGSGFFIVKPNEEAVVKRFGKISRVVGSGPHYHLPWPVETIDKAVVTKVHRLEIGFRTSSRGSYQGIPKEAQMLTGDENIVNIDMSLQYRITQIENFLYNVTRVETTIKDVAESTIREVAGREMIDDILTTGKNRIQNETLIRMQEILDYYKAGVDIVAVQLQDVSPPDEVVASFKDVASAREDKNRFINEAEAYQNEVIPQARGKAEAMIQEAEGYRREKVEKAIGDTSRFNNRLEAYVKSPEVTRKRMYLDTMEQVLSKTDKFIFDDQIDNLSPFLGLEKLGGAK comes from the coding sequence ATGAGTGATAACGGCGGACCAGGAAACAACAGCCCTTGGGGTGATGAAAAGCTTGATCTGGGCAAGTTCAAGAAGGATATGAAGCTCCCGGACAAGGTTCCAGGCGGCTCTTTTATAGCGATTATTCTGGTGCTGATATATCTCGGAAGCGGCTTTTTCATTGTTAAGCCTAACGAAGAGGCTGTTGTTAAGCGCTTCGGTAAAATAAGCAGGGTTGTGGGCTCTGGACCTCACTACCATCTACCCTGGCCAGTGGAGACCATCGATAAAGCTGTAGTAACAAAGGTTCACAGGCTTGAGATAGGCTTCCGAACCAGCAGTAGAGGCAGCTACCAGGGAATCCCCAAAGAGGCACAGATGCTAACGGGGGACGAAAACATCGTTAACATCGATATGAGCCTTCAGTACAGGATTACCCAGATTGAGAACTTCCTGTACAATGTAACAAGGGTGGAAACAACCATTAAAGACGTTGCAGAATCAACGATCAGAGAGGTTGCCGGACGTGAAATGATCGATGATATCCTCACAACTGGCAAGAACAGAATCCAAAACGAAACCCTTATCCGCATGCAGGAAATCCTGGACTATTACAAGGCGGGTGTGGATATTGTGGCGGTTCAGCTTCAGGACGTTTCACCTCCCGACGAAGTTGTGGCATCCTTCAAAGATGTTGCAAGCGCCAGAGAAGATAAGAACCGTTTCATAAACGAAGCAGAAGCCTATCAGAACGAGGTCATCCCCCAGGCCAGGGGTAAGGCTGAAGCTATGATTCAGGAGGCCGAAGGCTATAGAAGGGAAAAGGTTGAAAAAGCAATTGGTGATACCTCTAGATTCAACAACAGGCTCGAAGCTTATGTAAAATCACCGGAGGTTACAAGAAAAAGAATGTACCTAGATACTATGGAACAGGTTCTCTCCAAAACAGATAAATTCATATTTGACGATCAGATCGACAACCTTAGCCCATTCCTTGGACTTGAAAAGCTGGGGGGTGCGAAATGA
- the fusA gene encoding elongation factor G: MEIGKIRNVAFISHGGAGKTSLVETILFNAGSTNRIGSVENGTSVMDYDPVEIARKLSIHSKVSSVDWNRFQINIIDTPGYSNFLHETKAAVSAVGGAVVIASAITGIKAETQRVWQFADENELAKIIFVNKMDKDRADFYRALGDIEQSFGVVPLPLFLPIGKEDNFKGIVDLVKMKAYVYPSEPTAEYKEEEIPADMMEEVEKWRTRLVEFVSETDDELIEKYLEGEELTFDEIKKGLREGTISKQFIPVICGSAVNNIGSKLLLEAIIDYLPSPLEREYKVAKNIDTDEDFIAVPDEAEFSAFVFKTFIDPFAGKLTVFRVYSGEITGDTEVLNTNKGKKERLGQLFLLQGKNHVKVDRLVAGQIGMVAKLKNTDTFDTLCTGKQKVKFDSVELNEPVLSYSIVPKSKEDEDKVSSGLHKLMEEDAGIRLDRDERTGEQLIKGMGQMHIEIVVERLREKFGVQVELKTPKVPYMETIKGTAKGQGKYKKQSGGRGQYGDVWIEMEPLPRGGGFEFVNKIVGGAVPKQFIPAVEKGIYEAAKEGAMAGYPMVDFKVTLYDGSYHSVDSSEMAFTIAGSMAYKKVAMDCRPVMLEPIMNVDIFVPDDTTGTVIGDLNSRRGRIGNVEPEANGQHIRAQVPMSEVLSYAPDIRSMTGGHGMFTMEFSHYEELPGHLADKIVEQSAGE; this comes from the coding sequence ATGGAGATAGGCAAGATCAGGAACGTAGCCTTCATTTCCCACGGTGGTGCGGGAAAAACGAGCCTTGTGGAAACGATACTTTTTAATGCAGGCTCAACAAACAGAATAGGCAGTGTGGAGAACGGTACGAGCGTGATGGATTATGATCCGGTAGAGATCGCAAGAAAGTTGTCTATCCACTCCAAGGTTTCCTCTGTTGACTGGAACAGGTTCCAGATAAACATCATCGACACCCCCGGGTACTCAAACTTCCTGCACGAAACAAAGGCCGCTGTTTCCGCTGTTGGCGGTGCTGTTGTTATCGCCTCGGCTATTACCGGTATTAAGGCAGAAACACAGCGTGTATGGCAGTTTGCCGATGAGAATGAACTCGCTAAAATAATCTTCGTTAACAAAATGGACAAGGATAGGGCGGACTTCTACCGTGCCCTAGGTGATATTGAACAGTCCTTCGGCGTTGTGCCCCTTCCTCTCTTTCTTCCCATAGGTAAAGAGGATAACTTTAAGGGGATAGTTGACCTTGTTAAGATGAAGGCCTATGTTTACCCCTCCGAGCCCACTGCGGAATATAAAGAAGAAGAGATCCCCGCAGATATGATGGAAGAGGTGGAGAAGTGGCGCACCAGGCTCGTTGAGTTTGTAAGCGAGACGGATGATGAGCTTATCGAGAAATACCTTGAAGGTGAAGAGCTTACCTTCGATGAAATAAAGAAAGGGCTACGCGAGGGAACTATCTCCAAGCAGTTTATCCCAGTGATTTGCGGTTCGGCGGTTAACAATATCGGAAGCAAGCTTCTCCTTGAAGCTATTATCGACTACCTACCATCACCCCTCGAAAGAGAGTATAAAGTTGCTAAGAATATCGATACTGATGAAGACTTTATCGCTGTTCCTGATGAGGCCGAATTTAGCGCATTTGTATTCAAGACATTTATAGACCCCTTCGCCGGAAAGCTTACCGTTTTCAGGGTTTATTCCGGTGAGATAACAGGTGATACAGAGGTTCTTAACACCAACAAGGGTAAGAAAGAGCGTCTCGGACAGCTTTTCCTTCTCCAGGGCAAGAACCACGTTAAGGTGGACAGGCTTGTGGCCGGCCAGATAGGTATGGTTGCCAAGCTCAAGAACACCGATACCTTCGATACACTCTGCACAGGCAAGCAGAAGGTTAAGTTTGACTCCGTAGAACTCAACGAGCCGGTTCTTTCATACAGCATCGTTCCCAAATCCAAAGAGGATGAGGACAAGGTCTCCTCCGGTCTTCATAAGCTGATGGAGGAGGATGCAGGGATTCGCCTTGATCGTGACGAACGCACAGGCGAACAGCTCATCAAGGGTATGGGACAGATGCACATCGAGATCGTTGTCGAAAGGCTTCGTGAGAAGTTCGGCGTTCAGGTGGAGCTTAAAACACCCAAAGTACCCTACATGGAGACGATCAAAGGAACCGCCAAGGGGCAGGGTAAATATAAGAAGCAGTCCGGCGGAAGAGGTCAGTATGGTGATGTCTGGATCGAGATGGAGCCGCTCCCAAGGGGTGGTGGTTTTGAGTTTGTAAACAAGATCGTCGGCGGAGCCGTTCCAAAGCAGTTCATACCCGCAGTTGAAAAGGGTATATACGAAGCCGCAAAGGAAGGCGCAATGGCTGGATACCCCATGGTTGACTTCAAAGTGACCCTCTATGACGGTTCCTATCACTCCGTTGACTCATCGGAGATGGCATTCACCATCGCCGGCTCTATGGCATACAAGAAGGTAGCCATGGATTGCAGACCTGTAATGCTGGAGCCAATAATGAACGTGGATATCTTCGTTCCCGACGACACTACAGGTACAGTTATCGGCGATCTCAACTCCAGGAGAGGTCGTATCGGAAATGTTGAGCCCGAGGCAAACGGTCAGCACATCCGTGCACAGGTCCCCATGTCCGAGGTACTAAGTTATGCACCCGATATTCGAAGCATGACAGGCGGACACGGCATGTTTACCATGGAGTTCAGCCATTACGAAGAGCTTCCTGGTCACCTTGCGGATAAAATTGTCGAGCAGAGTGCTGGGGAGTAA
- a CDS encoding integration host factor subunit alpha → MTKADIVEQVHESLGLTKKDIAKVVDEVFTSIRTEILEKDNVKISGFGNFEVKKRGRRIGRNPKTGVETVIEPRTVVVFRPSQIFKDEVNG, encoded by the coding sequence ATGACTAAGGCAGATATTGTAGAACAGGTTCACGAATCGCTCGGTCTTACTAAGAAGGATATCGCAAAGGTAGTGGACGAAGTATTTACTTCTATCCGCACAGAGATCCTTGAGAAGGACAACGTAAAAATCTCCGGTTTCGGTAACTTCGAGGTTAAGAAGAGAGGCCGCAGGATTGGCCGTAACCCTAAGACAGGCGTAGAAACTGTTATCGAGCCTAGAACCGTAGTAGTTTTCCGCCCCAGCCAGATATTCAAAGATGAGGTAAATGGCTGA
- a CDS encoding MerR family transcriptional regulator, with protein sequence MADKLYYKIGEVCELTGLKPSVLRFWEKEFKQLRPVKSGGGQRFYTRKHIELLETLKVLLYEEKYTIEGVRRRLGGGYSLPDEEKKTSEKDYILQELHSILDILK encoded by the coding sequence ATGGCTGATAAGCTTTACTACAAAATCGGTGAGGTCTGCGAACTTACAGGCTTGAAGCCCTCCGTTCTCCGTTTCTGGGAGAAGGAGTTCAAGCAGCTTCGTCCGGTTAAATCCGGTGGGGGCCAGCGTTTCTATACAAGGAAGCATATCGAGCTTCTGGAAACACTAAAAGTGCTTCTATATGAGGAAAAGTACACCATTGAAGGTGTGCGCAGACGACTGGGAGGCGGTTACAGCCTCCCCGATGAAGAGAAAAAAACCTCCGAGAAGGATTATATTCTTCAAGAACTTCACTCGATTCTGGATATACTGAAATAG
- a CDS encoding FecR domain-containing protein, with translation MMIRKLIFIIVLVSFAFTTAYSGDSQSADIEAATVDKCEGKVRLHAGGSVRGEDSYIGHTIFIGDTLRTGRKSTAAAITIDNSKVVLMERSSVEFLELKEVAPGEGKVIFDIEKQESAKGMQVKLMTTVIGVKGTQFMVDLGNASDTDTGEMPPCRIYLREGELEFTSLEGEFRRYVQEEMAAFKKFVDEEMSEFEAFKKEFQGEKVEHVKSFDLKAGEAVSIDGKDVRNIKFSEDAEEAFRMLDEL, from the coding sequence ATGATGATAAGAAAACTGATATTTATTATTGTCCTTGTATCATTTGCTTTTACTACCGCATATTCCGGTGATTCTCAGAGTGCAGATATTGAAGCTGCAACGGTGGATAAATGTGAGGGTAAGGTGCGTTTGCATGCCGGAGGCTCTGTCAGGGGTGAGGATTCTTATATAGGACACACGATTTTTATAGGCGACACTCTCCGGACAGGCAGGAAATCCACCGCCGCTGCCATAACAATAGACAACTCCAAAGTAGTTCTCATGGAACGCTCCTCAGTAGAGTTTCTGGAACTTAAGGAGGTGGCCCCTGGCGAAGGGAAGGTCATATTTGATATAGAGAAACAGGAAAGCGCAAAGGGGATGCAGGTCAAACTTATGACGACAGTTATAGGTGTTAAGGGGACTCAGTTTATGGTTGATTTGGGAAACGCTTCAGATACTGATACTGGGGAGATGCCACCTTGCAGGATCTATCTCCGTGAGGGTGAGCTTGAGTTCACAAGCCTTGAGGGTGAGTTCCGAAGGTATGTACAGGAAGAGATGGCCGCATTCAAGAAGTTTGTTGATGAAGAGATGAGCGAATTCGAAGCATTCAAAAAGGAGTTTCAGGGTGAGAAGGTGGAGCATGTAAAAAGCTTTGATTTAAAAGCTGGTGAGGCTGTATCCATCGACGGAAAGGATGTGCGTAATATTAAATTCAGCGAAGATGCCGAGGAGGCGTTCCGCATGCTGGATGAACTCTGA
- a CDS encoding LPP20 family lipoprotein: MKKLLVLVLAVAFLTAACGGKKPEKKLANPCFEGAPSWVLTPELEGSIAASGSAKIGAAGVQFAKTEAMASGRDEIARIMSVKVKNMVKNFTQQTGVGDDQVVDKVSAQVSKQVANQTLTGSRQKDIWVSPCNELYVLVALDPGSVQQAVKESVRTSFKNEQALWQQFQAKKAQDELDAEIEKEFGR, from the coding sequence ATGAAAAAATTACTTGTATTAGTGCTCGCTGTTGCATTCCTTACAGCCGCTTGTGGAGGTAAAAAGCCTGAAAAGAAGCTTGCAAACCCCTGCTTTGAGGGTGCGCCCTCATGGGTGCTTACCCCTGAGCTCGAAGGGAGCATAGCTGCTTCCGGCTCTGCAAAGATCGGTGCCGCAGGCGTACAGTTTGCAAAAACCGAAGCAATGGCATCGGGAAGGGATGAAATAGCACGTATTATGAGCGTTAAGGTCAAGAACATGGTTAAGAACTTCACTCAGCAGACCGGTGTAGGCGACGATCAGGTTGTGGACAAGGTTTCCGCACAGGTCTCTAAGCAGGTTGCAAACCAGACACTTACAGGCTCCAGACAAAAGGATATATGGGTCTCACCCTGCAACGAGCTCTACGTTCTTGTAGCCCTCGACCCTGGCAGTGTTCAGCAGGCCGTAAAGGAATCCGTAAGAACAAGCTTCAAGAATGAGCAGGCTCTCTGGCAGCAGTTCCAGGCAAAAAAGGCTCAGGATGAGCTTGATGCAGAAATCGAGAAGGAATTTGGCAGATAA